The Curtobacterium poinsettiae DNA segment CTCCTCGCCATGAGCGCGCTGGTGATGCCGTTCCTCAGCCTGAGCACGGGCCTCCTGCGCCGCCGAGGCGCTTTCCGTGAGATGGCGATCGCCACCTTCTGTTCCAACGTCGTCGGAATGGTCGCGGGAGCCGGAGCCGTGCTCCTCTTCCGAAGCCCGGAATCGCTCGCCGCGTCCGCAATCATCGGACAGTGGGGCACGCTGCTCTGGGCGGTTACTCGGCTCCGCGGCGCTCTGCTTCCAGGGCGGCTCACCCTCCGATCGGACAATGTTCGGTTCAGCACCAAGCTCGTCGCGGTATCTGTCTTCCAGTACATCTCCGGCAACGCTCCGCGGTGGAGCGTCAGCCAGTTCGTCGGAGCCGGCGTGCTCGGGGCGTGGAACCGGGCAGATGTCCTGTCAACGGTCCCGTTCTCGCAGCTGCAGAACGCGCTGATGCAGGTGATCTACCCGGAATTCCGTCGCTACGAGGTCGGCACGTTGAATGCGAAAGCCGTGTGGCTGGACATGCTGAGCCTCGTCGCATGGCTCACCCTTCCACTCGGCGCCGTCATCGCCGGAGTAGGACCGGAAATCATCTACGTCGCGCTCGGGCCGGGGTGGGAACTCGCAGGCGAAATCCTGCCGCTGCTCGCGGTGCTGGGAGCCGTGCAACCGTTGATGATCCTCCTCGCCGGTGCCCTCGAGTCCGCGGCGCTGTTCAAAGCGATCTGGCTGTCCGAAGCCGTCGCCTTCGTCACCAGTGCTGTCGGCGTCGCGATGGTCGTGGTCCATCAGCAGTACGTCTTCGCCCTCCTAGCACTCATCGCGGCGATGATCGGTCGGCACGTGGTCCACATCATCCAGGCGCACCGTGTCCGAGCGCTCGGCCTTCGGCAACTCGCGCTCGGGTACGCACAGCCAGCGGGATTCGCCCTGGTTCTGTACGGCTCACTCATGGTGCTGTTCCACGACTTCGGTGTCGGCCCCGCCCGCGTGGCAGTGGGACTCATCGGCCTTGCTGCCCTCGCCGTGTGGGTGGGCGTGACGCGTCGATCCTTCCCGCCGATGGAGATCCTCCATCGCCGGCGGATTCTCCGTCGTCGCGGCGAAGGTGCGCCATGAGACTCAGAACCTCCGCTGGACGCAAAGGAGTTCGGTCCGGCGGACTTCGCTGACGCTCGTACGGTAGATTCAGCCGATCAGGGGGCCGGGAGGTCGGATGTTCCGGCCGATCCCTCTCGATCACGAAGGGGCGGCTGTGAAACCGATCTTCCTCGTCTACACGTTCCAGGATGCGGAACACCTCCGAGAACTCGTCGAAGCGCTGTCACCGTACGAAGTGATCGTGCACGTTGACGCGAAGGTCGATCTGTCCCCGTTCGCGGTCGCCGTCGAGGACTGTGCCAACGTCCGAATGGTGAGGGACAGGGTGCAGGTCAACTGGGGTGGCTACTCGCAGGTGCGTGCGATCCGAGCCCTCGTTCGGCACGGACTCGAGTTCGCGGACGACGACGACTACCTCGTCCTGCTCTCCGGGTCTGACTACCCACTCCGTGCCGTCGATCACTTGATCGCTCACCTGGAGGAGCACCAGGGTCGGCAGTTCCTCCGCGCTTTCGAAATCTCGGCGAGTGAAGAGAAGTACCGGCGTCAAGTCGACCGGCATCACCATCGTGACATGCGTTTCTTGTCGACCCGGACCGGTAACAAAGCTCTCCGAAAACTCCGTAACGGGATCATCCGGCTCATCGACGGCCCCTTGAGTGTGAAGCGATCTCCGGCTCCTCCGGGCGGGCTGCGCGTCGGTCACGGCGGTACTCACTTCGCCGTGACGGCATCGTGTCTCCGCGAGATGGAAGCCCTGGTAACGCCGGAAATCGAGCGCTACTTCGCGGCAATATTCTGCCCGGAGGAGAAGTTCTACCAGTCCTTGGTCATGCGGACCAGCTTCGCCTCGGCGACGCCCGCAGGCGGTTTCGAGGATTACGTGGGCCCGGGGAACTGGCGATACGCCAACCTGCACCTGATCGACCCGACTCTCATCCGGGTGTTCACCGAAGAGGATTGGCCGGAAGTGGCGGCTTCCGACGCCTTCTTCATCCGGAAGATCGTGACCGGACCGAGCACCGGTCTCCGCACCAAGATCAAGACCGAGCGGCTGACGGCCGCGCGCTCCAACTAACGACGTGAGGACGGGAAACAGTTGCCCAAGAAGGCCTTGATCACAGGCATCACCGGACAGGACGGCTCGTACCTGGCCGAGCTGCTGCTGCGGAAGGGGTACGAGGTGCACGGGCTCATCCGTCGTGCGTCCACGTTCAACACCTCGCGGATCGACCACCTGTACGTGGACCCGCACAACCCGGACGCCAGGCTGTTCCTGCACTACGGGGATCTTGGTGACGGCGCGCGGCTCGTCAG contains these protein-coding regions:
- a CDS encoding oligosaccharide flippase family protein, with the translated sequence MTSNGRRLLAGASWVYGLQLLTVVVQLGYAALTSRLAAPGVFGAYSVALSIAALVNLLGSGGLSQTAARAPDAERSSTRPLATYALLLGVAAALFTLVTADLWSAFWGAPQAAGAVRLLAMSALVMPFLSLSTGLLRRRGAFREMAIATFCSNVVGMVAGAGAVLLFRSPESLAASAIIGQWGTLLWAVTRLRGALLPGRLTLRSDNVRFSTKLVAVSVFQYISGNAPRWSVSQFVGAGVLGAWNRADVLSTVPFSQLQNALMQVIYPEFRRYEVGTLNAKAVWLDMLSLVAWLTLPLGAVIAGVGPEIIYVALGPGWELAGEILPLLAVLGAVQPLMILLAGALESAALFKAIWLSEAVAFVTSAVGVAMVVVHQQYVFALLALIAAMIGRHVVHIIQAHRVRALGLRQLALGYAQPAGFALVLYGSLMVLFHDFGVGPARVAVGLIGLAALAVWVGVTRRSFPPMEILHRRRILRRRGEGAP
- a CDS encoding beta-1,6-N-acetylglucosaminyltransferase, encoding MKPIFLVYTFQDAEHLRELVEALSPYEVIVHVDAKVDLSPFAVAVEDCANVRMVRDRVQVNWGGYSQVRAIRALVRHGLEFADDDDYLVLLSGSDYPLRAVDHLIAHLEEHQGRQFLRAFEISASEEKYRRQVDRHHHRDMRFLSTRTGNKALRKLRNGIIRLIDGPLSVKRSPAPPGGLRVGHGGTHFAVTASCLREMEALVTPEIERYFAAIFCPEEKFYQSLVMRTSFASATPAGGFEDYVGPGNWRYANLHLIDPTLIRVFTEEDWPEVAASDAFFIRKIVTGPSTGLRTKIKTERLTAARSN